The proteins below come from a single Plodia interpunctella isolate USDA-ARS_2022_Savannah chromosome 21, ilPloInte3.2, whole genome shotgun sequence genomic window:
- the LOC128679036 gene encoding dynein light chain 2, cytoplasmic, with amino-acid sequence MCDRKAVIKNADMSEEMQQDAVDCATQALEKFNIEKDIAAFIKKEFDKKYNPTWHCIVGRNFGSYVTHETRHFIYFYLGQVAILLFKSG; translated from the exons ATGTGTGACCGCAAGGCGGTGATCAAGAATGCTGACATGAGCGAGGAGATGCAGCAGGATGCTGTGGACTGCGCAACGCAAGCCCTCGAGAAGTTCAACATAGAAAAG GACATTGCTGCCTTCATCAAGAAGGAGTTCGACAAGAAGTACAACCCGACGTGGCACTGCATCGTGGGCCGCAACTTCGGGTCGTACGTGACGCACGAGACGCGCCACTTCATCTACTTCTACCTCGGCCAAGTGGCAATCCTGCTGTTCAAGAGCGGCTAG
- the Coq5 gene encoding 2-methoxy-6-polyprenyl-1,4-benzoquinol methylase, mitochondrial, giving the protein MMSLRRSFLNLLNSTKKPIHQASRARALSTETSQKEQNAGTRKQTHFGFETVDEQEKSKKVHEVFETVAAKYDIMNDAMSFGIHRLWKDIFMQRLAPTHGTKLLDMAGGTGDITFRYLNYLRNLGPSARRSAVTVCDINQAMLDVGKQRAIKQGYTADGGVDIEWVCGDAEQLSLPSDSFTAYTIAFGIRNCTHVDKVLEEAYRVLSPGGRFLCLEFSHLPNDTLQWIYDQYSFQMIPVLGQLIAGQWKPYQYLVESIRQFPNQEKFKSMIEDAGFRQVTYENLTFGTCAIHSGFKI; this is encoded by the exons atgatGTCGTTAAGGCGaagttttctaaatttattgaatagtACAAAAAAACCTATACACCAGGCGAGCAGAGCCCGTGCGCTCAGTACTGAGACTTCGCAAAAGGAACAAAATGCTGGAACTAGAAAACAAACCCACTTTGGATTCGAAACTGTTGATGAACaagaaaaatctaaaaaag TACATGAAGTGTTCGAGACTGTGGCTGCGAAATATGACATAATGAACGACGCGATGTCATTTGGGATCCACCGCCTCTGGAAGGACATCTTCATGCAGCGGCTCGCGCCCACACACGGCACCAAACTGCTGGACATGGCTGGCGGCACAG GTGACATAACATTCCGCTATCTCAACTACCTGCGCAACCTGGGTCCATCCGCGCGGCGCAGCGCCGTCACGGTGTGCGACATCAATCAGGCCATGCTGGACGTCGGCAAGCAGCGGGCTATCAA GCAGGGCTACACAGCAGATGGCGGGGTGGACATCGAGTGGGTCTGCGGGGACGCCGAGCAGTTGTCTCTGCCCAGTGACAGCTTCACTGCCTACACCATAGCATTCGGCATTAGGAACTGTACACATGTAGATAAG GTTCTAGAAGAAGCGTACCGCGTGCTGTCGCCGGGCGGCCGCTTCCTGTGCCTGGAGTTCAGCCATTTGCCCAACGACACCTTGCAGTG GATTTACGATCAATACTCGTTCCAAATGATCCCAGTTCTGGGTCAACTGATCGCGGGGCAGTGGAAACCTTACCAATATTTGGTGGAGAGCATCAGGCAGTTCCCCAACCAG GAGAAGTTCAAGTCGATGATCGAGGACGCGGGCTTCAGACAGGTGACGTATGAGAACCTCACGTTCGGCACGTGCGCGATTCACTCCGGGTTCAAGATATAG
- the PPO2 gene encoding phenoloxidase subunit 1: protein MTDAKRNLLRFFNRPTEPCFMNKGEDNAAFELPDHYYPDKYKTVSSALANRFGTDASVTIPVRNIALPNLDLPMQLPYNEQFSLFVAKHRKMAGKLIDVFMSMRDVDDLLSLCSYCQLRINPYMFNYCLSVAILHRPDTKGIQVPPVVETFPDKFVDPKVFRRAREVTSVVPAGARMPITIPTNYTAADSEPEQRVAYFREDIGINLHHWHWHLVYPFEAERSIVAKDRRGELFYYMHQQIIARYNVERMCNNLGRVTRFNDFRQPIAEGYFPKLDSQVASRSWPPRFANTTLRDLDRPVDQIRIDVSELDTWRERFIQAIENGFIVLPNGRQIPLDENTGIDELGNLMESSVISRNRAYYGDLHNMGHVFISYAHDPDHRHLEQYGVMGDSATAMRDPVFYRWHAYIDDIFVLHKDKLQPYQDNVLDFPGIRVSSISVEGGAGANTLGSHWQQSLAELSRGLDFTPRGSVLARFTHLHHDDFNYVIEVNNTSGQARMGTFRIFLAPTQDERGSPLGFNDQRRLMIELDKFSEGLRPGNNTIRRRSTDSSVTIPFERTFRAQSARPGDPGSADAAEFDFCGCGWPHHMLIPKGTQQGYPVVLYVMVSNWEDDRIEQDLVGSCNDAASYCGLRDRKYPDRRAMGFPFDRRASANNLSDFLRPNMAVRECRIRFTDAVQQQQQ, encoded by the exons ATGACGGACGCCAAACGCAATCTGCTGCGGTTCTTCAACCGTCCCACGGAGCCCTGTTTCATGAACAAGGGCGAGGACAACGCTGCCTTCGAGCTACCTGACCATTATTAC CCAGATAAATACAAAACCGTCAGCTCAGCGCTGGCCAACCGTTTTGGCACCGACGCGTCCGTCACCATCCCCGTCAGGAACATCGCGCTGCCCAACCTCGACCTGCCCATGCAGCTGCCCTACAACGAGCAGTTCTCACTCTTCGTGGCCAAGCACAGGAAGATGGCAGGGAAACTCATTGACGTTTTTATGA GTATGCGCGACGTGGACGACCTACTGTCCCTCTGCTCGTACTGCCAGCTGCGCATCAACCCGTACATGTTCAACTACTGCCTCTCCGTCGCCATACTGCACAG GCCAGACACTAAGGGTATCCAAGTGCCCCCCGTGGTGGAGACGTTCCCGGACAAGTTTGTGGACCCCAAGGTGTTCAGACGCGCGAGAGAAGTCACCTCCGTGGTTCCTGCGGGCGCCAGG ATGCCAATAACAATCCCAACAAACTACACGGCAGCGGACTCGGAGCCGGAGCAGCGCGTGGCGTACTTCAGAGAAGACATCGGCATCAACCTCCATCACTGGCACTGGCATCTCGTCTACCCCTTCGAAGCTGAGCGATCCATCGTCGCCAAGGATAGGAGAGGAGAGTTGTTTTACTACATGCATCAGCAGATCATCGCCAG atacaACGTGGAGCGCATGTGCAACAACCTCGGTCGCGTGACCCGCTTCAACGACTTCAGGCAGCCCATAGCCGAGGGGTACTTCCCAAAGCTGGACTCGCAGGTCGCCAGCAGATCTTGGCCGCCCAG ATTCGCTAACACCACTCTCCGAGATTTGGACCGTCCAGTGGACCAGATTAGGATCGACGTGTCGGAGCTGGACACCTGGAGGGAGAGGTTCATCCAGGCCATCGAAAACGGCTTCATTGTACTG CCGAATGGCAGACAGATCCCCCTGGACGAGAACACGGGCATCGACGAGCTGGGCAACCTGATGGAGTCGTCGGTGATAAGCCGCAACCGCGCCTACTACGGCGATCTGCACAACATGGGCCACGTCTTCATCTCCTACGCCCACGACCCTGACCATCGCCATTTG GAACAATACGGAGTGATGGGAGATTCAGCGACGGCGATGAGAGACCCGGTATTCTATCGCTGGCACGCGTACATTGACGACATCTTTGTACTACACAAAGACAAGTTGCAGCCTTATCAGGACAATGTT CTGGATTTCCCCGGCATCCGCGTGTCCTCCATCAGCGTGGAGGGCGGCGCGGGCGCCAACACGCTCGGCTCGCACTGGCAGCAGAGCCTGGCCGAGCTGTCGCGCGGGCTCGACTTCACGCCCAGAGGCAGCGTGCTGGCTCGCTTCACGCATCTCCATCATGACGACTTCAACTACGT CATCGAGGTGAACAACACAAGCGGCCAGGCCCGCATGGGCACTTTCCGCATCTTCCTGGCGCCCACCCAGGACGAGCGTGGCTCTCCGCTCGGCTTCAACGACCAGAGGAGGCTCATGATCGAACTGGACAAGTTCTCTGAAGGAT TGCGTCCGGGCAACAACACGATCCGGCGACGCAGCACGGACTCGTCCGTGACAATCCCGTTCGAGCGCACGTTCCGCGCGCAGTCGGCGCGCCCCGGCGACCCGGGCTCCGCCGACGCGGCCGAGTTCGACTTCTGCGGCTGCGGCTGGCCGCACCACATGCTGATACCCAAGGGCACTCAGCAAGGGTACCCGGTCGTGTTGTATGTGATGGTGTCCAACTGGGAGGATGATAGG ATCGAACAAGACCTAGTGGGGTCCTGTAACGACGCAGCCTCGTACTGCGGTCTTCGCGACCGCAAGTACCCCGACCGCCGCGCCATGGGCTTCCCCTTCGACAG GAGGGCCTCCGCTAACAACCTGAGCGACTTCCTCCGCCCCAACATGGCGGTGCGAGAGTGCAGGATCAGGTTCACCGATGCTGTGCAGCAGCAGCAACAGTAG
- the SF2 gene encoding serine/arginine-rich splicing factor 1B, producing MSGGSGGNRNECRIYVGNLPPDIRTKDIQDLFYKFGKVTFVDLKNRKGPPFAFVEFEDPRDADDAVRARDGYDYDGYRLRVEFPRGGGGGGARGGRGGPERFGNRAATRGPPARRSEYRVLVTGLPPSGSWQDLKDHMREAGDVCFADTFKDGTGVVEFLRHEDMKYAVKKLDDSRFRSHEGEVSYIRVKEDYGGGGGGGGGDSSRRSRSYSPRRRGSPTYSPVRRSYSRSRSRSRSVNY from the exons ATGTCGGGTGGAAGTGGCGGTAACAGAAATGAGTGCAGAATTTATGTCGGTAATTTGCCCCCGGACATCAGGACAAAGGACATCCAAGActtgttttacaaatttggTAAAGTTACATTCGTGGACTTAAAAAATAGGAAGGGGCCTCCTTTTGCCTTCGTCGAATTCGAGGATCCCAG AGATGCTGATGACGCCGTCCGTGCCCGAGACGGGTATGATTACGACGGATACAGACTCCGTGTGGAGTTCCCGCGGGGGGGCGGGGGCGGAGGCGCGCGGGGAGGGCGTGGCGGACCCGAGAGGTTCGGCAACCGGGCCGCGACACGAGGTCCACCCGCCAGGAGATCTGAATATAGGGTTCTAGTGACTGGACTACCGCCCTCCGGCTCCTGGCAAGACCTGAAGGACCACATGAGGGAGGCGGGAGACGTCTGCTTCGCAGATACGTTCAAAGACGGCACTGGGGTAGTGGAGTTTTTGAGGCATGAGGACATGAAATATGCTGTTAAGAAACTGGATGATTCACGGTTTAGAAGTCATGAG GGTGAAGTTTCCTATATTCGCGTGAAGGAAGATTACGGTGGCggtggcggcggcggcggtggCGATAG CTCCCGGCGCTCGCGCTCGTACTCCCCGCGCCGCCGCGGCTCCCCGACCTACTCGCCCGTGCGCCGCTCCTACTCGCGCTCGCGCTCGCGCTCGCGCTCCGTCAACTACTGA
- the LOC128678980 gene encoding putative uncharacterized protein DDB_G0286901 isoform X1, with product MDHTTQMVFLLSMALANGRLLSLELETHDHGPEHPGLLGMSDPLHLLPPKDHLGIFEHLGPFHYRHHDFRNPGVVGPLNPLNGPLPIDNKKLTTESSPLKVTLLPKADESNNTVQKKDMNDQREKKENEIPKGRNNTLLPKLFDVSEPMLRTNENKTVASNPIDKEIVRSNDSTTLHEKLKADGSIQTGDSIVFPDNIDEIKSAHKGIKENLNKTSSNNENNEGNYTKNSDDSDIIVFPGHNVPTQTTITPIVNPIQNANGNPFTSSGSQSPQNYVYQTLPVTNDVFPNRPAVYTTANTGQGSLYTNIINTFPQNGQSFKPALNSNNNNNNYYQSPTPISPVNSWNGNQNVGIVNSIPPSNVGNSVVNLGTVQNQQNTLGVPALLISPNSIGNNQPVYNRQQQILQPANIAQNNNLIQQRPTVLSEVTPFSHNQGNIATQGNYNPAPNNIGQQFVVGQTFVPNNMQKNNGQQYYVISNGNRLNNYENSAGQSVVLNPQGNMMTPNNNVLGDNTQKHMLVNVDQQNVQNGQTNGISLQNGQLVLVPYQGTNNALVNNGINGQTQIITDNIIQPMPNAANSITANQPNTILINGIPNNVVFQDVNGQNYLVNVGQNVFKLVPVSNVGNSENPYSIVNLISLNDKDDRSTGINKSL from the exons ATGGATCACACAACACAG ATGGTGTTTCTTTTGTCTATGGCACTGGCAAATGGTCGGCTGCTTTCTCTTGAACTCGAGACTCATGACCATGGACCAGAGCACCCAGGTCTTTTAGGTATGTCCGATCCACTACACCTACTACCGCCAAAAGACCATCTTGGAATATTTGAGCATCTAGGCCCGTTTCATTACAGACATCACGACTTCAGGAATCCAGGTGTGGTCGGTCCTTTAAATCCTCTAAATGGACCATTACCAATAGACAATAAGAAACTAACGACAGAATCTTCACCATTAAAAGTGACACTTCTACCAAAAGCAGACGAGAGTAATAACACAGTTCAAAAAAAAGATATGAACGATCAGAGagagaagaaagaaaatgaaataccCAAAGGAAGAAATAATACTTTACTACCAAAATTGTTTGACGTTAGCGAACCTATGTTAAGGACTAATGAAAATAAGACTGTAGCATCCAACCCCATTGATAAAGAAATTGTAAGATCCAATGATAGTACTACTTTACATGAAAAGTTAAAAGCAGATGGCAGTATTCAAACAGGAGATTCAATAGTATTTCCTGATAATATAGATGAGATTAAATCAGCACATAAaggaataaaagaaaatttgaataagaCAAGTAGTAATAACGAAAATAATGAAGGAAATTATACTAAGAATTCAGATGATTCTGATATTATAGTATTTCCTGGACATAATGTACCCACTCAAACTACTATTACACCGATTGTAAATCCTATACAAAATGCTAATGGAAACCCATTTACAAGTTCAGGTAGTCAATCTCctcaaaattatgtatatcaaACATTACCTGTTACAAATGATGTATTTCCTAATAGACCAGCTGTTTATACAACAGCTAACACAGGACAAGGATCTTTGTacacgaatattataaatacattccCTCAGAATGGCCAATCTTTTAAACCAGCTTTGAATAgcaacaataacaataataattattatcaaagtCCTACTCCTATTTCGCCAGTAAATTCATGGAATGGAAATCAAAATGTTGGAATAGTCAATAGTATACCGCCCAGTAACGTTGGAAATTCAGTTGTAAATCTAGGAACTGTTCAAAATCAGCAAAATACTTTAGGTGTACCTGCGTTGTTAATTTCACCAAATTCTATTGGAAATAACCAACCGGTTTACAATAGACAGCAACAAATTCTACAACCAGCAAATATTGcgcaaaacaataatttaatccAACAAAGGCCAACTGTACTTTCAGAAGTAACGCCATTTTCACATAATCAAGGAAATATAGCAACACAAGGAAATTATAATCCAGCCCCAAATAATATTGGCCAACAATTTGTTGTTGGACAAACATTTGTGCCAAATAATATGCAGAAAAATAATGGCCaacaatattatgttatatctAACGGCAATCGAttgaataattatgaaaatagtgCGGGTCAATCTGTAGTTTTAAATCCACAAGGAAATATGATGACACCTAACAATAATGTGTTGGGAGATAACACTCAAAAACACATGTTAGTTAACGTGGATCagcaaaatgtacaaaatggTCAAACAAATGGTATTTCCTTGCAAAATGGACAACTAGTGTTAGTGCCATACCAAGGGACAAATAACGCGTTAGTTAATAATGGAATAAATGgacaaacacaaataattaCCGATAATATTATCCAACCAATGCCAAATGCTGCAAATTCTATTACTGCTAATCAacctaatacaattttaattaatggaaTCCCTAATAATGTAGTGTTTCAAGATGTGAATGGTCAAAATTATCTTGTGAATGTTGGCCAAAATGTTTTCAAGTTAGTTCCCGTTTCTAATGTTGGTAATAGTGAAAATCCTTACTCTATCGTGAATTTGATTTCTTTGAATGATAAAGACGATCGTTCAACAGGTATCAATAAATCTTTATGA
- the LOC128678980 gene encoding putative uncharacterized protein DDB_G0282133 isoform X2, with product MNDQREKKENEIPKGRNNTLLPKLFDVSEPMLRTNENKTVASNPIDKEIVRSNDSTTLHEKLKADGSIQTGDSIVFPDNIDEIKSAHKGIKENLNKTSSNNENNEGNYTKNSDDSDIIVFPGHNVPTQTTITPIVNPIQNANGNPFTSSGSQSPQNYVYQTLPVTNDVFPNRPAVYTTANTGQGSLYTNIINTFPQNGQSFKPALNSNNNNNNYYQSPTPISPVNSWNGNQNVGIVNSIPPSNVGNSVVNLGTVQNQQNTLGVPALLISPNSIGNNQPVYNRQQQILQPANIAQNNNLIQQRPTVLSEVTPFSHNQGNIATQGNYNPAPNNIGQQFVVGQTFVPNNMQKNNGQQYYVISNGNRLNNYENSAGQSVVLNPQGNMMTPNNNVLGDNTQKHMLVNVDQQNVQNGQTNGISLQNGQLVLVPYQGTNNALVNNGINGQTQIITDNIIQPMPNAANSITANQPNTILINGIPNNVVFQDVNGQNYLVNVGQNVFKLVPVSNVGNSENPYSIVNLISLNDKDDRSTGINKSL from the coding sequence ATGAACGATCAGAGagagaagaaagaaaatgaaataccCAAAGGAAGAAATAATACTTTACTACCAAAATTGTTTGACGTTAGCGAACCTATGTTAAGGACTAATGAAAATAAGACTGTAGCATCCAACCCCATTGATAAAGAAATTGTAAGATCCAATGATAGTACTACTTTACATGAAAAGTTAAAAGCAGATGGCAGTATTCAAACAGGAGATTCAATAGTATTTCCTGATAATATAGATGAGATTAAATCAGCACATAAaggaataaaagaaaatttgaataagaCAAGTAGTAATAACGAAAATAATGAAGGAAATTATACTAAGAATTCAGATGATTCTGATATTATAGTATTTCCTGGACATAATGTACCCACTCAAACTACTATTACACCGATTGTAAATCCTATACAAAATGCTAATGGAAACCCATTTACAAGTTCAGGTAGTCAATCTCctcaaaattatgtatatcaaACATTACCTGTTACAAATGATGTATTTCCTAATAGACCAGCTGTTTATACAACAGCTAACACAGGACAAGGATCTTTGTacacgaatattataaatacattccCTCAGAATGGCCAATCTTTTAAACCAGCTTTGAATAgcaacaataacaataataattattatcaaagtCCTACTCCTATTTCGCCAGTAAATTCATGGAATGGAAATCAAAATGTTGGAATAGTCAATAGTATACCGCCCAGTAACGTTGGAAATTCAGTTGTAAATCTAGGAACTGTTCAAAATCAGCAAAATACTTTAGGTGTACCTGCGTTGTTAATTTCACCAAATTCTATTGGAAATAACCAACCGGTTTACAATAGACAGCAACAAATTCTACAACCAGCAAATATTGcgcaaaacaataatttaatccAACAAAGGCCAACTGTACTTTCAGAAGTAACGCCATTTTCACATAATCAAGGAAATATAGCAACACAAGGAAATTATAATCCAGCCCCAAATAATATTGGCCAACAATTTGTTGTTGGACAAACATTTGTGCCAAATAATATGCAGAAAAATAATGGCCaacaatattatgttatatctAACGGCAATCGAttgaataattatgaaaatagtgCGGGTCAATCTGTAGTTTTAAATCCACAAGGAAATATGATGACACCTAACAATAATGTGTTGGGAGATAACACTCAAAAACACATGTTAGTTAACGTGGATCagcaaaatgtacaaaatggTCAAACAAATGGTATTTCCTTGCAAAATGGACAACTAGTGTTAGTGCCATACCAAGGGACAAATAACGCGTTAGTTAATAATGGAATAAATGgacaaacacaaataattaCCGATAATATTATCCAACCAATGCCAAATGCTGCAAATTCTATTACTGCTAATCAacctaatacaattttaattaatggaaTCCCTAATAATGTAGTGTTTCAAGATGTGAATGGTCAAAATTATCTTGTGAATGTTGGCCAAAATGTTTTCAAGTTAGTTCCCGTTTCTAATGTTGGTAATAGTGAAAATCCTTACTCTATCGTGAATTTGATTTCTTTGAATGATAAAGACGATCGTTCAACAGGTATCAATAAATCTTTATGA